In one window of Synchiropus splendidus isolate RoL2022-P1 chromosome 15, RoL_Sspl_1.0, whole genome shotgun sequence DNA:
- the LOC128771741 gene encoding titin homolog isoform X7 produces the protein MATMTTEASAVSEADTEGKQKASSAEPEPENEQNPEAAASEPEGEPSNKEVPAPPTKPITVDAATSPDEDLKPRTRTSAGKGLSRLFSNFLKRRSQCSEGEGFEVEKAKEEKADKEDIGEKSEEEKETVKGEEEEKDKPEEAQSEEKDKNEEHVDKKEEIKKTEEKLEKKGSKKKKKEAKKKADEKGTDKVKSSEEKKEEEVKKEEGETEKVEEVDEKGEESSETKEEEKKTSEAKDKGAVAAKEEEKVDKKLVKKKEKEEKVKKKEEEKAKKKAEEEEKLRKKEEEKEKKKEEEKAREAEKLKKKEEEKTKKKEEEEKAKEEKKKKEEEKLKESKRKEEEKLKETKKKEEEKSKEAKKREEEKSKEAKKREEEKSKEAKKKEEEKSKETKKKEEEKSKEAKKKEEEKSKETKKKEEEKDTDPKKKEEKATEAKKKEEKGTDSKKEEKVTDSKKKEEKGGVEKKKEPEKTEEKQKSGKKKDKGKNKGKKEEKQSKGSSEEQVKAPIAAPEPELKTEPETDQVPDQQSTSSADAHAAPGEQKEAADKKDSDAIEEVKEEESEKKEDESEEQEEEADTKESSEEKTKKPAKEKTEKKVEDKGSKKLKTMQCKVTLLDDAVYECELDKHAKGQELFIKVCDHLNLLEKDYFSLAHWETPTSKTWLDPTKEIRKQVPGAVYDLTFNIKFYPPDPSQLTEDLTRYYLCLQLRKDIMLGVLPCSFVTLSLLGSYTAQSELGEYDPEVHGPDYVKELSLAPGQSKELEDKVMELHRTYRSMSPAQADLLFLENAKKLAMYGVDLHQAKDLDGVDITLGVCSSGLMVYKDKLRINRFPWPKVLKISYKRSSFFIKIRPSEQEQYESTIGFKLPNYKASKKLWKVCVEHHTFFRVSTIEPPSSRRFLVLGSKFRYSGRTQAQTRQASSMIDRPAPRFTRSASKRLSRNLDGEETLHLLQQLEGPRRCEVDDWAQILGLDKPQAFFDSPARRTQAYVLQGDERQSFQSESWQGTGSLILTQAGSQPWLLTKEEWPSLLQRLPPFRFVPHFSLAKQPVDSTSASLSSVDRLLQPSLQQQDDWLGYFDNKAPSGDTPPEEGLMAEEQEESRQQLIDRLQETVLLVDALTEQEELERSLREVKDLEERLQGMDQLAERIQDIIEQELGKEEIAKWREKDNEGLIQAPDKDEAVTQTVVTKSSVAADEEEEPIKQAFLIDPLLEDALVAQAKKKSAVEEKDVLMADNLRDRRYHVEQEKVEEEAKVEKEIVMDDIFRDKQRQAEEEWQDQVKKSGLSDVSGSSVIDQSVMAKRVEEVDELEEQIKLVFLKDLLVEDEPKEREAMKDTSVEEKELVKDVILKDKLRQIEEEANTEKQVLMEEKDKYESVTVERVVLMVDDLRDKLGQVDQESERMVNPMVERRVVMYDSLTDKGRQMEEGKTESIVPKTEDLMGDGLRDELQLVEGEKFKEEGITVERVVLMGDILTDKPGLMFDGLTDEVSPREEGKMASNTEEKVQEELEKSGLSGVGATSLTYQSMMKRKVTIVDEKISSLEDYDIVELSGVMSEEDLGNLAQIWVRTEMTQQRNEEVSVAVKSEYPLQLGQQDEWFVLFDRTPYQAIDWPIVTSVRPAEVEEKQYTVSAYAKSTVKEEQSVTVVNILGTDEIQSMPKNVLSQANMDGSDDWHVLLDTVARDTSYVQPVAWGGREQKTQSVKTATEKASKQVVTEEIKGDHPRWLPQAPVEERDDDWFLLLAVVPKVTFDVEPVTSRERYQMDTGSIVAATGSTVEKQIREVVFEEREITDNPLRWLPSIPRPPVEQREDDWFKLLDYMARETRYIAPVKSVTFDEVVTIIKAVERKEEKEIDVKERVAVYQQQAIALPQSVLTTADDWFLLLAVPPHKPLFVPPASIATQVFPQEESVSSVAESEIVLVQEGDAKPSKTVIKTTQEQDVETRELASIAPVFSKTLLNPVEEVLSREFLLSDRGQPSKPVTVRDDDWFLLFDVRQDEAVEKPSVSSARIPPGIRMTAEVDVTTAEAEKWTKIITVNGWQDEACRPEAKAQSISGRSEGKDDDWSLMFDASREPVFLPAVFSPVVYNIKSKQKSTIQEVRPPLKAMEKREVQPRRLSDDWFVLLDVAGKMPAFPAQARTSEMRELKVRTQQSIVIKDQVQMPSRHSVRQVEDDWFTVLDVAQEQSVSVPVPVLLPTQAKVSDAKSWTPMIRPEFERMIVEERQPFKHTHVHADWFVLLDVAPKESVAVTQRGTRPVSAPVFSQAALIEAGIPMAPLEQPQTSTPIKTVIKEEQTLEETVEGVESSKTEVKKRAKKIEGDSIYVRHSLLMLEEFDKPQEDLLRHHASISELKRNFMESMPESKPSEWDKRLSTHSPFRTLGVNGQPLPSADGSVRSIPGSGSETKAVHVEPIDSLDITSPTPEVHMVPVAEQSCDLEDIIETPVVPVAEVDVALPALDITVKSLGDKQEEGSDPGLSGSSERIVGSASYFTSEGPRVVRCSQPPLVETQTVTITAVSNSSSSVISTTEVPIVSTQTVTYESSKVKGEGSEEDKDCSSVSTSVTSETTSGTSVTTTTTHISKVVRSGSSETRVEKRIVITADSEMDQEKEKDSGASAL, from the exons A TGGCAACCATGACAACAGAGGCGAGTGCGGTGAGCGAGGCAGACACTGAAGGCAAGCAGAAGGCGAGCAGTGCTGAACCTGAACCTGAGAACGAGCAGAATCCAGAGGCGGCCGCATCTGAGCCAGAGGGCGAGCCGTCCAACAAGGAAGTCCCAGCACCGCCCACTAAACCAATAACTGTCGATGCAGCAACCTCTCCAGATGAGGATCTTAAGCCCAGGACCCGCACATCGGCAGGAAAGGGCCTATCACGTCTCTTCTCCAATTTTCTGAAGCGCCGTTCCCAGTGCTCGGAAGGAGAAGGATTTGAGGTGGAGAAAGCCAAGGAGGAGAAGGCAGACAAAGAAGACATAGGggaaaaatcagaagaagaaaaggagactgtgaaaggggaggaggaggagaaagataAACCAGAGGAAGCACAGTCTGAGGAGAAAGACAAGAATGAAGAACATGTAGATAAGaaagaggaaataaagaaaacagaagaaaaacttgAGAAAAAAGGcagcaagaagaaaaagaaagaagctaAGAAAAAAGCTGATGAAAAAGGGACAGATAAAGTGAAGTCCTCCgaggagaaaaaagaagaagaggtgaAAAAAGAGGAAGGGGAAACGGAAAAGGTGGAAGAAGTTGACGAAAAAGGTGAAGAAAGTTCAGAgacaaaagaggaagaaaagaaaaccagTGAAGCAAAAGATAAGGGGGCAGTTGCTgcaaaagaggaagaaaaagttGACAAGAAGCtggtgaagaaaaaagaaaaagaggaaaaggtaaagaagaaggaagaggagaaggctaaaaagaaagcagaagaggaagaaaaactaagaaagaaggaagaggaaaaggaaaagaagaaagaagaggaaaaagcaCGAGAGGCAGAAAAGCttaagaagaaagaggaggaaaagactaaaaagaaggaagaggaagaaaaggcaaaagaggaaaagaaaaagaaagaagaggagaaatTAAAGGAGTCAAAAaggaaagaagaggagaaattaaaagagacaaagaagaaagaagaggagaaatCAAAGGAAGcaaaaaagagagaagaggagaaatcAAAGGAAGcaaaaaagagagaagaggagaaatcaaaggaagcaaaaaagaaagaagaggagaaatcaaaggaaacaaaaaagaaagaagaggagaaatcaaaggaggcaaagaagaaagaagaggagaaatcaaaggaaacaaaaaagaaggaagaggaaaagGACACTGATCcaaaaaagaaagaggagaaaGCAACTGAGgcaaaaaagaaagaggaaaagggAACTGATTcgaaaaaggaggaaaaagtaACCGATTcaaagaagaaggaagaaaagggtggggtggaaaaaaagaaggagccagagaagacagaagaaaaacagaagagtggaaagaaaaaagataaaggaaagaacaaaggaaaaaaagaggaaaagcaATCAAAGGGTTCTAGTGAGGAGCAAGTGAAAGCGCCAATAGCTGCTCCTGAGCCAGAGttgaaaacagaaccagaaaCCGACCAGGTTCCTGATCAGCAGTCAACAAGCAGCGCTGACGCACAC GCGGCTCCAGGGGAGCAGAAAGAAGCTGCAGACAAGAAGGATTCTGACGCCATTGAAGAAGTAAAGGAAGAGGAGTCGGAGAAAAAAGAAGACGAGTCTgaagaacaggaggaggaggcagacacGAAGGAGTCCTCTGAGGAGAAAACTAAAAAGCCTGCTAAGGAGAAGActgagaagaaggtggaggacaaAGGCTCCAAGAAGTTGAAAACCATGCAGTGCAAAGTCACTTTGCTGGATGACGCGGTGTACGAGTGCGAGCTGGAT AAACATGCGAAAGGCCAGGAGCTCTTCATTAAAGTGTGCGACCATCTCAACCTGCTGGAGAAGGACTACTTCAGCCTTGCTCACTGGGAAACACCGACCAGCAAG ACATGGCTGGATCCCACCAAAGAGATCCGGAAACAGGTTCCTGGTGCTGTCTACGATCTTACGTTCAACATAAAGTTCTACCCTCCAGATCCTTCTCAGCTCACGGAGGACCTCACCAG GTACTATCTGTGTCTCCAGCTGCGGAAGGACATCATGCTCGGAGTCCTTCCTTGTTCCTTTGTCACGCTGTCCCTCCTGGGCTCCTACACGGCACAGTCAGAGCTTGGCGAGTACGACCCAGAAGTCCATGGCCCAGACTATGTGAAGGAACTCAGTCTGGCACCAGGGCAGAGCAAGGAACTGGAGGACAAGGTGATGGAGCTGCATCGCACCTATAG GTCGATGAGTCCTGCCCAGGCCGACTTGCTGTTTTTGGAAAACGCCAAGAAACTTGCCATGTATGGTGTTGACCTGCATCAAGCCAAG GATCTTGACGGGGTAGACATCACACTCGGGGTTTGCTCGAGCGGACTCATGGTTTACAAAGACAAACTGAGAATCAACCGATTCCCTTGGCCTAAGGTCCTCAAGATTTCTTACAAACGCAGCAGCTTCTTCATCAAGATCCGGCCATCTGAG CAAGAGCAGTATGAAAGCACCATTGGTTTCAAACTTCCCAACTACAAAGCCTCCAAGAAGCTGTGGAAAGTTTGTGTCGAGCATCACACGTTCTTCAG GGTTTCAACGATTGAGCCTCCATCATCACGGCGCTTCTTAGTCTTGGGCTCCAAGTTCCGATACAGCGGCCGCACTCAAGCCCAGACTCGCCAGGCCAGCTCCATGATCGACCGACCTGCCCCCAGATTCACCCGCTCGGCTAGCAAGCGCCTGTCCCGTAACCTCGACGGAG AAGAGACACTCCATTTGTTGCAGCAACTTGAGGGACCTCGCAGGTGTGAGGTTGATGACTGGGCCCAGATTTTGGGTTTGGATAAACCACAGGCTTTCTTTGACTCTCCAG CCAGAAGGACGCAGGCTTATGTTCTGCAAGGGGACGAGAGGCAGTCTTTTCAGAGTGAGTCCTGGCAGGGCACTGGCTCTCTGATCCTTACCCAGGCCGGCTCTCAGCCCTGGCTGTTGACAAAAGAAGAGTGGCCTTCCTTGCTCCAGCGACTTCCTCCTTTCCGTTTTGTGCCACATTTCAGTTTAGCGAAGCAACCAG TTGATTCCACTTCGGCAAGTTTGAGCTCAGTGGACAGATTACTGCAACCCTCACTGCAACAGCAGGACGACTGGCTTGGCTACTTCGACAACAAAGCTCCAT CAGGCGACACGCCCCCAGAagaaggtttaatggcagaagaGCAAGAGGAGTCGAGGCAGCAGCTGATCGACAGACTTCAGGAAACTGTGCTTTTGGTGGATGCCTTGACCGAGCAAGAAGAATTGGAAAGGAGTTTGAGGGAAGTGAAGGATCTGGAGGAGAGACTTCAAGGGATGGACCAGCTGGCAGAGAGAATTCAGGATATAATAGAACAGGAATTAGGGAAGGAGGAGATCGCCAAGTGGAGGGAGAAAGATAATGAAGGGTTAATTCAGGCTCCAGATAAGGATGAAGCTGTTACACAAACAGTGGTGACAAAATCCTCTGTGGctgcagatgaggaggaagagccgATAAAGCAAGCGTTTTTAATAGATCCGTTACTGGAGGATGCCCTGGTAGCACAGGCCAAAAAGAAGAGCGCAGTGGAGGAGAAAGATGTTCTGATGGCTGATAACTTGAGGGACAGGCGATATCATGTGGAGCAGGAGAAGGTTGAGGAGGAGGCAAAGGTGGAGAAGGAGATTGTGATGGATGACATCTTCAGAGACAAGCAACGGCAGGCTGAGGAGGAATGGCAAGACCAAGTGAAAAAGAGTGGTTTGTCAGATGTTAGTGGCTCCTCTGTTATTGACCAGTCTGTGATGGCAAAGAGAGTGGAAGAGGTGGATGAGTTAGAAGAGCAGATAAAGCTTGTGTTTTTAAAGGATTTGTTGGTAGAAGATGAACCGAAAGAGAGAGAAGCCATGAAGGATACCAgtgtggaggagaaagaacttgTTAAGGATGTCATCTTAAAAGACAAGTTACGCCAGATTGAGGAGGAGGCCAACACAGAGAAACAAGTTTTGATGGAGGAGAAAGACAAGTATGAGAGTGTCACAGTGGAGAGAGTGGTTCTGATGGTTGATGACTTAAGAGACAAGCTGGGTCAAGTGGACCAGGAAAGCGAAAGGATGGTGAACCCTATGGTGGAGAGAAGGGTTGTAATGTATGATAGCCTGACAGACAAAGGACGTCAGATGGAGGAGGGCAAGACGGAGAGTATCGTGCCAAAAACAGAGGATCTGATGGGTGATGGTTTAAGAGACGAGCTGCAACTGGTTGAGGGGGAGAAATTCAAGGAGGAGGGCATCACTGTGGAGCGAGTGGTTCTGATGGGGGATATCTTAACAGACAAGCCAGGTTTGATGTTTGATGGTTTAACCGATGAAGTAAGTCCGAGGGAGGAGGGCAAGATGGCGAGTAACACTGAGGAAAAGGTTCAAGAGGAACTGGAAAAGAGTGGTCTCTCAGGTGTCGGTGCCACCTCTCTTACCTACCAGTCGATGATGAAAAGGAAAGTTACCATTGTAGATGAAAAGATTTCTTCACTGGAAGATTATGACATTGTTGAGCTGTCCGGggtcatgtctgaggaggatctGGGTAATTTGGCTCAGATCTGGGTCAGGACAGAAATGACTCAGCAGAGAAATGAGGAAGTTTCAGTCGCAGTGAAGTCGGAATATCCATTGCAGCTTGGACAACAAGACGAGTGGTTTGTCCTTTTCGATCGAACTCCTTACCAAGCCATCGACTGGCCAATAG TTACGAGTGTGAGGcctgctgaagtggaggagaaacagTACACTGTGTCAGCGTATGCAAAGTCAACAGTCAAGGAAGAACAGAGTGTAACGGTGGTGAATATTCTTGGGACAGACGAAATCCAGAGCATGCCAAAAAATGTCCTTTCACAGGCTAATATGGACGGATCTGATGACTGGCATGTGTTGCTGGATACTGTTGCCAGAGACACTTCATATGTACAACCAG TTGCGTGGGGTGGCAGAGAACAGAAGACACAAAGTGTCAAAACCGCAACTGAAAAAGCTAGCAAGCAAGTTGTAACTGAAGAGATTAAAGGCGACCACCCACGATGGCTTCCTCAAGCTCCTGTGGAAGAAAGAGATGATGATTGGTTTCTTTTGCTAGCTGTTGTTCCAAAAGTCACGTTTGATGTAGAACCAG TTACCTCAAGAGAAAGGTACCAGATGGACACAGGAAGTATTGTCGCTGCGACTGGCAGCACGGTGGAAAAGCAGATTAGAGAAGTTGTATTTGAAGAGAGGGAGATTACTGACAACCCTCTGAGATGGCTTCCTTCAATCCCCCGGCCACCAGTCGAACAGAGGGAGGATGACTGGTTCAAACTGCTGGATTATATGGCAAGAGAAACGCGTTATATCGCACCAG TGAAGTCTGTGACTTTCGATGAGGTGGTGACCATAATAAAAGCAGTGGAgcggaaagaagaaaaagagattGATGTGAAAGAAAGAGTAGCAGTATATCAGCAGCAGGCCATTGCTCTACCACAGTCTGTTCTCACGACAGCGGATGACTGGTTTTTGCTGCTGGCTGTCCCTCCCCACAAGCCTTTGTTTGTCCCGCCAG CCTCAATTGCAACTCAAGTGTTTCCCCAAGAAGAAAGTGTTTCATCGGTGGCTGAATCTGAGATAGTGTTGGTTCAGGAGGGGGACGCAAAGCCCAGCAAAACTGTGATCAAAACTACCCAAGAACAAGATGTTGAAACAAGAGAGCTAGCTTCCATAGCACCAG TATTCTCAAAAACTCTGCTGAATCCTGTTGAAGAGGTTTTGAGCAGAGAGTTTCTGTTGTCGGACCGAGGACAGCCATCCAAACCGGTGACGGTGAGGGATGATGACTGGTTTCTTCTGTTTGATGTGCGTCAGGACGAAGCTGTGGAGAAACCGTCAG TTTCTTCTGCTAGAATTCCTCCAGGGATAAGGATGACAGCTGAAGTTGATGTGACAACAGCTGAGGCTGAAAAGTGGACAAAGATAATTACTGTGAACGGCTGGCAAGATGAAGCCTGTCGTCCTGAAGCGAAGGCACAGTCTATTTCAGGAAGATCAGAGGGAAAAGATGATGACTGGTCTCTGATGTTCGATGCGTCTCGAGAGCCTGTGTTCCTACCAGCAG TTTTCAGTCCAGTTGTTTACAATATAAAATCCAAGCAGAAGTCTACTATCCAGGAAGTCAGGCCTCCTTTAAAGGcaatggagaaaagagaggtgCAACCAAGAAGGCTCAGTGACGACTGGTTTGTCCTGCTGGATGTTGCTGGTAAAATGCCAG CCTTTCCTGCTCAAGCTAGGACATCTGAAATGAGAGAGTTAAAAGTCAGAACTCAGCAAAGCATTGTTATAAAGGACCAGGTGCAGATGCCATCACGTCATTCTGTGAGACAAGTGGAGGATGATTGGTTTACTGTTCTGGACGTAGCACAGGAGCAATCAG TTTCCGTCCCAGTGCCAGTCCTACTCCCAACGCAGGCGAAAGTGTCTGATGCCAAATCCTGGACTCCCATGATAAGGCCAGAGTTTGAGAGGATGATTGTGGAGGAGCGACAGCCTTTCAAACACACTCATGTGCATGCTGACTGGTTTGTTCTACTAGATGTTGCTCCTAAAGAGTCAG TTGCTGTTACTCAGAGGGGCACCCGTCCTGTCAGCGCTCCAGTCTTCTCACAAGCTGCCCTGATAGAAGCGGGCATCCCCATGGCTCCATTAGAGCAGCCTCAGACATCGACTCCCATCAAGACTGTCATCAAGGAGGAGCAGACTCTGGAGGAAACCGTGGAGGGTGTCGAGTCTTCCAAAACTGAAGTCAAG aaAAGAGCTAAGAAAATTGAGGGTGACTCAATTTATGTCAGACATAGCCTTTTAATGTTGGAG GAATTTGATAAGCCTCAAGAGGACCTGCTGCGGCATCATGCCAGCATCAGCGAGCTGAAGCGGAACTTCATGGAGTCCATGCCGGAGTCCAAACCCAGCGAGTGGGACAAGCGCCTGTCCACTCACTCTCCATTCCGCACTCTGGGTGTGAACGGTCAGCCTCTGCCCAGTGCTGATGGG AGTGTTAGATCCattcctggttctggttctgagaCAAAGGCTGTGCACGTGGAACCCATCGACAGTTTGGACATTACCAGTCCGACTCCAGAGGTCCACATGGTTCCTGTTGCAGAACAGTCATGTGATCTGGAGGACATTATTGAAACGCCCGTGGTTCCGGTTGCGGAGGTGGATGTGGCACTTCCAGCCCTCGACATCACAGTTAAATCCTTAGGTGATAAGCAGGAGGAGGGGTCAGATCCTGGATTGTCGGGGAGCTCCGAAAGGATAGTCGGCTCTGCCTCGTATTTCACAAGTGAAGGTCCACGGGTCGTGCGATGCTCCCAG CCCCCTCTGGTGGAGACCCAAACAGTCACCATCACAGCAGTGTCCAACTCCTCTTCCAGTGTCATCTCCACCACAGAGGTCCCTATCGTGTCCACCCAGACCGTCACCTATGAGTCTTCAAAG GTCAAAGGTGAGGGCTCAGAGGAGGACAAGGACTGCTCGAGCGTGTCCACTTCTGTGACGTCTGAGACGACCAGCGGCACATCGGTCACCACCACAACCACACACATCTCGAAG GTGGTGAGAAGCGGCTCTTCTGAGACCCGCGTGGAGAAGAGAATCGTCATCACAGCCGACTCTGAGATGGACCAAGAGAAG GAAAAAGACAGCGGAGCATCTGCGTTGTAA